The Bosea sp. 685 DNA window TGCAGCCAGCGTAGCTGACGGGCCGCATCGGCAGGCCGGGCATCGATCTGGGCATCCAACCGCGGCAAGAACCAGCGGCGCGCCGAGACCGTGAAAGCCAAGACGCCGATGCCAATGACGACGGCCCGTCGACCCGCCACGGCGAAAGCCACCGTTCCAATGACACTGGTGATCGTCAATGCCAGGAAATAAGCATGGAACATGCCGCGCAAAAGCCGGGCGACTTGCGGGATGTCGAGTTTGAAGAAGAGAAAGCCGGGCGCCGCCAGCAGGAAATAAGCCATCGGAAGCATCAGAATGACGATGGCGAAGAAGGCAGCGGCATCCGTCGTCATGCGAGCACCCGTAACGTTCCCGCCGTGCAAGGGGTTTTACGGCAGAAGGCTGCAACAATATCCGCCTGGATATAGCCTCGACACTATTGGGCTTTAGTCGGATGCGGTCGCATAAGATCGCTGCCCGGCGCGTGAGATCGTCGTCGCAGCAGCGTCACCATCTGCACGCTGCGCCTAAGGTCTAGTTGCTTGGGTCCGCCGCCTTCAGCACAACGATGACCTTACGATATGCTCCCAACGAAATCGATTGAGGGTCCGGCGCGACAGCGGCGACGCAAAACAGCGACGAAGAAAGACACCGACAAAAAGAACCCAGACAGCGGAGGACACAGATGGGCAGGCTCTCTTGGCGCTGGTGGTCGCGAAACAAGAACAAATCCCTGGACGAGGCGGGGCTCTCTTCCGGACGGTTTGAAGGCGAGGATCGGCGCCAACTGCTCCAGGCACTCTCCGCCATCGCCGGCGGCGGCGCCCTGGCTGCGATGCCGCAACCCGCGGGTGCGAAGGATTCGAGCGAATTGCCGCCCCCCAAACGGGTGCTGACCGGTCGCGATGCGGCTGGCAAGTCGGTGTTCAAATCCGTCGATGTCACCTCCAAGGTGGTGGAGATCGATTCCAATCCGGGACTGACATTCTACGAACTCTATATGACCGAGGGCGTGCCACGGCTCACCGGCCAGGAGCTGGACCCGATGCTCCAGGGAACGAGGGCCTTTCCCGGCCCGGGCGGCACGATGTTTCGCCTGATCTCGTATCCGCCGAAGCGACCCGAGGGCTGGAAGCCGCCGCCCGGCGTCACTTTCGCGAGCGCGTTGGGAGAAATGTCGGAGAAGATCCCTCGCATGGGGGATCATTTCGAGCAGGGCGCGCCAGGCATGCACACCTCGGACACCATCGACTATGGGGTCGTGGTTCGTGGCGAGATGACGCTGGAACTGGACGACGGAAAGATCGTCCATCTGCGCCAAGGCGATTGCATCGTGCAGAACGGAACCCGGCATCGCTGGCGCAACCCGTTGCCGGAGCCCTGTCTCATGGCCTTCATCTCTGTCGGCGGACAGCGCGGCTAGAGCAGGATGCGAAAAGTGGAAACCGGTTTTTCGCGTCGATCCCGCTCCGCCTCATGCAGTCGGCTCCGGGCGAAACTCCACCGTGGCGCCTAGTTCGACCAGCTTGTCGCGGAGGCGACGCAGCTGGATCGGCAGGCCGGTCCCAACGACGATGTCGCGCTCCCCCGCCAAGGCCAGGACTTCTGGCAACGACAGGCCGAGAGCCTGTCTCATAACCTGAACCACCTTGAGCTTTTGCGAGCCGACATCGGTGATGACCAGAGCGCCCTGCTGGAAGTCCGCTGGGTCGCATGTCGTTTCGTCCAGCGGAAACTCCTTCTCCAGTGCCTCCCGCTCCAGTGCCTCCCGCTCCAGTGCCTCCCGCTCCAGTGCCTCCCGCTCAATGACACCCTGATGGACCTCGCTCCATAACGCGTTTGTCATGTCGGCTTCGGTCTCGATGAGCTTCAGGAGCTGCTCATCGTCATCCTTCACGTCGTTCAGAGCCGACAGAAGCTGACCGAAACGTTGAAGGCTCGCAGCCGCAGTGACGGCATCCCAGCGCCCGGCACCGTGCGCTGCGTAGTAGACGGGGAAGCCGGCCGATCTTTCATCGATGTCGATGAAGAAG harbors:
- a CDS encoding cupin domain-containing protein; translated protein: MGRLSWRWWSRNKNKSLDEAGLSSGRFEGEDRRQLLQALSAIAGGGALAAMPQPAGAKDSSELPPPKRVLTGRDAAGKSVFKSVDVTSKVVEIDSNPGLTFYELYMTEGVPRLTGQELDPMLQGTRAFPGPGGTMFRLISYPPKRPEGWKPPPGVTFASALGEMSEKIPRMGDHFEQGAPGMHTSDTIDYGVVVRGEMTLELDDGKIVHLRQGDCIVQNGTRHRWRNPLPEPCLMAFISVGGQRG